In Verrucomicrobiales bacterium, one genomic interval encodes:
- a CDS encoding protein kinase, with translation MSSQPIASNSTCIRCGTLLAVGEVDGQCPRCLSQLLFQSAPGAEPAATGRGDLRRLGDYELLEEIARGGMGIVFRARQISLNRTVAVKLMRDSALAGAEEVRRFRVEAGAAAKLKHPNIVAIYEVGDHDGQHYFAMDLVEGPNLAQRVRENPLPPREAACLVATIAEAVQHAHERGVLHRDLKPSNVLMDVDGRPYVTDFGLARSLEGDSSLTLTGQILGTPGYMPPEQATGQGSIGPAADIYSLGAVLYYLLTSRAPFVGGTPTETLRHVVEQEPVPPHLVNPEVPRDLESVCLKCLSKRPSDRYPSAADLGADLRRFERGEPTHARPAGNTERLWRWCQRKPALSTAIGCAVILGVVGVAGILWQWQRADAERTLARQNELLARQGLYAADMNLVQQTLAQQNLSGARELLHSHEPRAGQTDLRGWEWWYYSKLCQGDETLILDTNGPSIAFSVALRRQNLLALRRADGSSELRDLVTGVIIHDLGQDELGRESGMAAAADGSILGSSSGQGMVRLWDLSDRSRMEPVGALRAGRLISISSKRRLIATAPLRQAPFDIPGNDAVNTVVWNYETAAKVATLAESGDYSLFSRDGGTLVTGSWLGSATIWDTQSWKARHRLPATGNITAMALSPDDRLLVTCSWEGSVILWDVVSGHRLGEFKGHSSRVWAVDFSPDGSILATGSGDQTIALWDVASRQELRRLRGHDSELRRLSFSSDGGWLASTENSSPAPRIWRIEGFRNPSPTLRCLAPPVFSPDGRVVAAGDQTGVTLWDVRSLTSKATLRCEPNPVGFSSDGKLLITATVPTPLPTVPGPLTGLKFWDVGSLSLRDTISFSSTNGIASAVALSPRGDLLASGDPAGDVILWDTQSGAMRSRLARASRYVWNLMFSRDGAMLAVGSGGNIRLWRLGAEMKFLDFEASGLPLAISPDGHALAVGMYKEIGLFDTDTGKRLRTLRGHREGLYWLSFSEDGRTLASACEDIKLWNLATGREVGSLRGEAPFLFVRFSPEGQSLLGGRMGQAYVWSAAAKLKAP, from the coding sequence ATGAGTTCACAGCCAATTGCGTCCAACTCAACCTGCATCCGCTGTGGCACACTGCTCGCAGTTGGCGAAGTCGATGGACAATGCCCCCGCTGTCTGTCGCAACTCCTGTTTCAGTCTGCCCCGGGAGCCGAGCCGGCCGCAACTGGGCGCGGGGATCTCCGACGCCTGGGCGATTACGAGCTGCTGGAGGAAATAGCCCGAGGGGGGATGGGGATTGTTTTTCGGGCGCGCCAGATCAGCCTCAATCGAACTGTGGCGGTGAAGCTCATGCGCGATAGCGCCCTGGCCGGAGCCGAGGAGGTGCGGCGATTTCGGGTGGAAGCCGGAGCAGCTGCCAAGCTCAAGCATCCGAACATTGTCGCCATCTATGAAGTGGGGGATCATGACGGGCAGCATTATTTCGCGATGGATCTGGTGGAAGGCCCCAATCTCGCGCAGAGAGTTCGCGAAAACCCCCTGCCACCCAGAGAGGCGGCTTGCCTCGTCGCGACCATCGCGGAGGCGGTGCAGCACGCGCATGAGCGTGGGGTGCTGCATCGAGATCTCAAGCCCTCGAACGTCCTTATGGATGTCGATGGCCGGCCCTACGTGACGGACTTTGGATTGGCGAGATCATTGGAAGGCGACAGCAGCCTCACCTTGACCGGCCAGATTCTGGGGACGCCGGGTTACATGCCCCCCGAACAGGCCACGGGCCAGGGCAGTATCGGGCCGGCGGCGGACATCTACTCGTTGGGGGCTGTGCTGTATTATCTTCTAACGAGCCGTGCGCCGTTCGTAGGGGGCACGCCCACCGAGACACTGCGGCATGTCGTGGAGCAGGAGCCGGTGCCCCCTCATTTGGTGAACCCTGAGGTGCCGCGCGACTTGGAAAGCGTCTGCTTGAAGTGTCTGTCAAAGCGCCCGTCGGATCGTTACCCGTCCGCTGCGGATCTGGGGGCCGACCTGCGCCGTTTCGAGAGGGGGGAGCCGACACATGCGCGACCCGCGGGGAACACCGAGAGGCTATGGAGATGGTGCCAGCGGAAACCTGCCCTGTCGACCGCCATCGGCTGCGCAGTAATCTTAGGAGTCGTGGGGGTAGCAGGGATTCTCTGGCAATGGCAGCGCGCTGATGCGGAGCGGACTCTTGCCAGACAGAACGAGCTACTAGCGAGGCAGGGTCTCTATGCCGCTGACATGAATTTGGTCCAGCAGACTCTGGCCCAGCAGAATCTCAGCGGGGCACGGGAGCTGTTGCACAGTCATGAGCCCCGAGCAGGGCAGACTGACCTTAGGGGGTGGGAATGGTGGTACTATTCCAAACTCTGCCAAGGCGACGAGACCTTGATCCTTGATACTAATGGGCCAAGCATTGCGTTTTCTGTCGCGCTGCGCCGCCAGAATTTGCTGGCACTTCGCCGAGCGGACGGATCGAGTGAACTTCGGGACCTCGTGACGGGGGTGATCATTCATGATTTGGGGCAGGATGAGTTGGGCCGGGAGAGTGGGATGGCGGCCGCTGCGGATGGCTCGATTCTCGGCTCATCCTCGGGACAGGGCATGGTCCGCCTCTGGGACCTGAGCGATCGATCACGCATGGAACCTGTTGGCGCGCTCCGCGCCGGCAGGCTGATCTCGATCTCATCAAAGCGACGACTGATCGCCACCGCGCCCCTCCGACAAGCGCCCTTCGACATCCCGGGGAATGACGCCGTCAACACCGTCGTCTGGAACTACGAGACGGCGGCGAAGGTGGCGACCCTGGCTGAGTCGGGCGACTATTCATTGTTCTCTCGAGACGGTGGAACGCTGGTTACAGGCAGCTGGCTTGGTTCCGCGACAATCTGGGATACGCAGAGTTGGAAGGCTCGGCATCGGCTTCCAGCGACCGGAAACATCACGGCGATGGCTCTCTCCCCGGATGATCGATTGCTCGTCACCTGCAGCTGGGAAGGGTCAGTTATTCTCTGGGATGTGGTGAGCGGACATCGGCTCGGCGAATTCAAAGGACACTCCAGCCGGGTATGGGCGGTTGACTTCTCGCCCGATGGTTCGATCCTTGCGACAGGGAGCGGCGATCAGACAATCGCACTTTGGGACGTCGCATCTCGTCAGGAGTTACGGCGCCTCCGAGGACACGATTCTGAGCTGCGTCGTTTATCGTTCTCCTCTGACGGAGGATGGCTTGCCAGCACCGAGAACAGCTCTCCTGCGCCGCGCATCTGGAGGATAGAGGGGTTTCGGAATCCTTCCCCGACGCTCCGATGCCTTGCTCCTCCCGTCTTTAGCCCGGATGGTCGCGTCGTGGCAGCGGGCGATCAAACGGGTGTAACGCTATGGGACGTCCGATCTCTAACATCTAAGGCCACATTGCGGTGCGAACCGAACCCAGTAGGTTTTAGCTCGGACGGTAAGCTTCTGATCACCGCGACGGTACCAACGCCTTTACCAACGGTTCCCGGCCCCCTAACGGGCTTGAAATTCTGGGACGTGGGTTCGCTATCGCTCCGGGATACGATTTCGTTCTCCTCGACGAATGGGATCGCGTCCGCAGTGGCGCTTTCTCCCCGTGGGGACCTACTCGCCAGCGGGGATCCGGCGGGGGATGTGATCCTTTGGGACACTCAGTCAGGAGCAATGCGATCCAGGCTTGCACGCGCCTCAAGATACGTCTGGAACTTAATGTTCAGCAGGGATGGCGCGATGCTCGCTGTTGGCTCCGGCGGAAACATCCGACTCTGGCGGCTCGGGGCCGAGATGAAGTTTCTCGATTTCGAGGCGAGTGGACTTCCCCTCGCAATCTCGCCCGACGGACATGCACTCGCAGTGGGGATGTATAAGGAGATTGGGCTCTTTGACACCGACACAGGCAAACGCCTCAGAACTCTGCGTGGGCATCGTGAAGGGCTCTATTGGCTATCCTTCTCGGAGGATGGGCGCACCCTCGCATCGGCATGCGAGGACATCAAGCTGTGGAACTTGGCGACCGGGCGAGAAGTGGGGAGTCTTCGAGGAGAGGCCCCGTTTCTGTTCGTCCGGTTCTCTCCTGAGGGTCAATCATTACTCGGCGGACGAATGGGACAGGCCTACGTCTGGAGTGCGGCAGCGAAGCTAAAGGCACCATAA
- a CDS encoding sigma-70 family RNA polymerase sigma factor, translating into MSAPRESEALFPSAASFPTTRWTIVLGAGEVGAASSDGALEELCRTYWSPLYAFLRRQGHAPHDAQDLTQGFLARVIAREDLGNVGPEKGRFRTFLLTGLRNFTIKRALHDKALKRGGRQPLLSLDSEEAERLCGPDLTAESPELAFDRRWCRTVISHSLQLLREEQQARGKHAVFQKLARFLDGADPGDYEVVAKQLGMAHGTVAVTIHRLRSRLQELVRAEIVQTVGSPEQAEEEMRHLMEVWRS; encoded by the coding sequence ATGTCGGCTCCTCGAGAATCTGAAGCCCTGTTCCCCAGCGCTGCTTCGTTTCCTACCACGAGGTGGACGATAGTGCTCGGGGCAGGCGAGGTAGGCGCGGCATCGAGCGACGGGGCGTTGGAAGAGCTTTGCAGGACTTATTGGAGCCCGCTCTATGCGTTTCTCCGAAGGCAGGGACATGCTCCGCACGACGCGCAGGATCTGACGCAAGGCTTCCTGGCGCGCGTGATCGCTCGCGAGGATCTAGGGAATGTAGGCCCGGAAAAAGGCCGATTCAGGACATTCCTTCTGACTGGACTCCGCAACTTTACCATCAAACGCGCTCTCCACGACAAGGCGCTCAAACGGGGCGGGAGACAACCCCTATTGAGCCTTGACAGCGAGGAAGCTGAACGTCTGTGCGGACCGGACCTCACGGCCGAGAGTCCAGAGCTGGCTTTCGATCGTCGGTGGTGCCGGACGGTTATATCGCACTCACTTCAACTTTTGCGTGAGGAGCAGCAGGCCCGTGGGAAACACGCAGTGTTTCAGAAACTCGCCCGGTTTCTTGACGGGGCCGATCCGGGCGATTACGAGGTGGTCGCCAAGCAGTTGGGGATGGCCCACGGCACCGTGGCGGTCACCATCCATCGTCTTCGATCCCGTCTGCAGGAGCTTGTCCGTGCTGAAATCGTCCAAACCGTAGGTTCGCCCGAGCAGGCGGAGGAGGAGATGCGGCATCTCATGGAAGTTTGGCGGAGCTGA
- a CDS encoding PQQ-binding-like beta-propeller repeat protein, with the protein MNPSRTRSILGLAALATLTALPLHAHDWPEFRGPTGQGHSPATNVPTRWSGTENVAWKKSIPGSGWSSPVLVNGQLYLTAAKSAEGTTGLSLLTLCLNAQDGALIWSTEVFHPESGSSLHKKNGYASPTPLVRDGRIYVHFGHLGTACLDLDGKVQWKQDSIKYPSVHGNGGSPVLAGDLLIFSCDGLSDPVVVALDRRSGDVRWKTPRQNEAAPKKFAFSTPLLITNAGRAELISPGAGGTYAYDPASGRDLWHVKTGTGFSVVPRPVFAHGLLFVNTDYDFPKLFAIRPGGDGDVTSTHLAWQIGRGAPSTPSTIVVGDELYFVSDAGIATCADAKTGQVHWNERLGGGFSASPVFADGRLYFQNEEGVGYVVKAGKTYELLAKNELGERTLASYAVDDGALFIRSAENLYRVGKN; encoded by the coding sequence ATGAACCCGTCGCGAACACGATCGATCCTGGGCCTCGCCGCCTTGGCCACGCTGACTGCGCTCCCCCTGCATGCCCACGACTGGCCGGAATTCCGCGGGCCGACGGGGCAGGGCCATTCTCCAGCGACGAATGTTCCGACCCGCTGGAGCGGTACTGAGAATGTCGCGTGGAAGAAATCGATCCCAGGCTCCGGATGGTCGTCCCCGGTTCTGGTCAACGGCCAGCTCTACCTGACCGCCGCGAAGTCTGCGGAGGGCACGACGGGTCTGTCCTTGCTGACCCTGTGTCTGAATGCCCAGGACGGTGCACTGATCTGGAGCACTGAGGTATTCCATCCAGAGAGTGGGTCGAGCCTTCATAAAAAGAATGGCTACGCCAGCCCCACTCCATTAGTGCGCGACGGTCGCATCTATGTTCACTTCGGCCATCTGGGAACGGCCTGCCTGGACCTGGATGGGAAGGTCCAGTGGAAACAGGACTCCATCAAGTATCCCTCGGTTCACGGCAACGGGGGCTCGCCGGTGCTGGCGGGCGATCTGTTGATCTTCAGCTGCGATGGACTATCCGACCCGGTGGTCGTGGCGCTCGACCGACGCAGTGGTGACGTCCGCTGGAAAACTCCGCGACAGAACGAAGCGGCGCCCAAGAAATTTGCCTTCAGCACCCCGCTTCTCATCACCAACGCCGGCCGCGCTGAACTCATCAGCCCTGGGGCTGGAGGCACCTATGCCTACGACCCGGCCAGCGGGCGTGACTTGTGGCATGTCAAAACCGGAACCGGCTTCTCGGTGGTCCCCCGCCCCGTTTTTGCCCACGGACTGCTCTTCGTGAACACCGACTACGATTTCCCCAAGTTATTTGCCATCCGGCCCGGTGGCGATGGCGATGTGACCAGCACGCATCTGGCTTGGCAGATCGGGCGAGGTGCCCCCAGCACTCCATCCACCATCGTGGTGGGCGATGAGCTGTATTTCGTATCGGACGCGGGCATCGCCACGTGCGCAGACGCGAAGACCGGCCAGGTCCATTGGAACGAGCGTTTGGGTGGAGGGTTCTCCGCGTCCCCCGTGTTCGCCGACGGTCGGCTTTATTTCCAAAACGAGGAAGGCGTGGGATATGTGGTCAAGGCGGGCAAGACCTACGAACTGCTGGCCAAAAACGAGTTGGGCGAACGCACGCTCGCCAGCTACGCCGTCGATGACGGAGCCCTCTTTATCCGCAGCGCCGAGAACCTGTACCGGGTTGGTAAGAACTGA
- a CDS encoding rhomboid family intramembrane serine protease produces the protein MYIILPVGVEHRAHRYPIVTFTFMGICTVIFLVFFGLELPQGETVTEWELSTLWLTPSLSYFWTYVTSLFVHADFFHLLGNMMFLFLFGSCVEDKIGRARFLAFYLMGGIVSSLIQILATPFGFHSEIPIGGASGAISACIGGFLPYFWNTKIEFKYFWFIVVRFGSGEFFVPAWLVIAFWFGKDLWGALGAASETQDRGGVAFAAHAGGTLFGLAVIGIERALSKRREAREAQLEVADATERSLKPTLMVLADGQQYGPFNRAQIREMVDLGSLPADAFFWCDGMPDWQPISSLLDRQT, from the coding sequence ATGTATATTATCTTGCCAGTCGGCGTGGAACACCGAGCGCATCGCTATCCCATAGTCACCTTCACGTTCATGGGGATATGCACGGTGATCTTTCTGGTCTTTTTCGGCCTCGAACTGCCCCAGGGAGAGACGGTCACCGAATGGGAGCTCTCCACTCTATGGCTCACGCCGTCGCTTTCGTATTTCTGGACCTATGTGACCAGCTTGTTCGTTCACGCAGACTTTTTTCACCTTCTCGGGAACATGATGTTCCTCTTCCTGTTTGGATCTTGCGTCGAGGACAAGATCGGACGGGCACGATTCCTCGCCTTCTATCTCATGGGCGGCATCGTTTCCTCCCTCATTCAGATCCTGGCAACCCCATTTGGCTTCCACTCCGAGATTCCCATCGGAGGTGCATCCGGAGCCATTTCCGCGTGTATCGGCGGATTTTTACCCTACTTTTGGAACACTAAAATCGAGTTTAAATATTTCTGGTTCATTGTGGTGCGTTTCGGGTCAGGAGAGTTTTTTGTTCCGGCTTGGTTGGTGATCGCTTTTTGGTTTGGCAAAGACCTTTGGGGAGCCTTGGGTGCGGCCAGCGAAACCCAGGACCGTGGAGGAGTTGCCTTCGCAGCACATGCAGGAGGCACCCTCTTTGGGTTGGCGGTCATCGGAATCGAACGCGCCCTTTCGAAGCGCCGAGAGGCGCGTGAGGCCCAGCTCGAGGTTGCCGATGCTACGGAACGCAGCCTTAAACCTACGTTGATGGTTCTCGCTGACGGCCAGCAATATGGCCCGTTCAATCGCGCTCAAATCCGCGAGATGGTCGACTTGGGTTCACTCCCCGCTGACGCGTTTTTCTGGTGTGACGGCATGCCAGACTGGCAGCCCATTAGCTCTCTGCTCGACCGCCAAACCTGA